The region GTATCAGAGCTGTACACCAGAACCGGAATTCCCCAGTTTTCTCTCACAAACTTCCACGCGTCCTCCAAAGTCTCCCTGCCCTCAAGCATGGCCACAGGGTCCATCTTATAGCTGAGTCCGCCGTGGGCCCGGAAATAGTCAATCTGCCCCAGGGTAGCCTTGGAACAGCTTCCCGCAAGCAGAATGGCGGATCCCTCTGCCTGAATATCAAGCTCCGGCAGCATCTCCTGCCGGCTGCTCAGCCGTTTTGCCAGCGGCTCCAGAATCCCGCTTCCGCCTGTCAGCAGGGCCAGATCCCCGAACAGCTCCACAATCCGTTCCCCATCCTCCATATCCCGGTAATCCGGTATCACATAGAAATGCTCCTGCCTGTCCTCCTGTTCCGTAAGCATGGCGCGGATTTCATCTGCCGGCCTGTCCATCTGCTCCTTCCAGAGCTCCACACATGGGTACTTGCTCTGGGGCTTCATCAGGCCGGCGATTCTGGAGTCCCACATGGGAGTCAGAGGATGGTTCTTCATGGGGCTCTCATGCAAAGGCACACCGCCAACATACAGTTCCCCGTTTCTTACCACACGCCCGTTGACAGGCAGGGCCGGGCACAGTACCGTATAGGACACCCCAAGGAATTCCATGGCGGCGTCCGCAACAGGACCAATATTTCCCTCTGGAGTAGAGTCAAAGGTGGAACAGTATTTCAGATAAAATTTCTCCACGCCCTGCTCCTTCAGCCAGCCAAGGGACCGCATGGTATCCGCCACTGCTTCCCCGGTATCCTGGGTCCTGGATTTAAGCGCTATCACAATGGCCTGTATTCCCTCCGCAATCCTGCTTTCTTTTGCCGGAATCCCGTTAAAGAGCTGGACCGACATGCCTCCCTTTACCAAAAATGAAGCCGCGTCGCTGGCACCTGTAAAATCATCGGCTACACATCCGAATATCGGCATAGTTTACCTCCTGTCATCATGAAAAGATATATTATACAATAATACCAGCAAATTTCATGCCAGCATAAATCACAACCTTCCTGCTTTGTTATTCATCCTTATATGTTGCAAAACCGTTGACCAAACTGTTGCATTATTGTAGAATCGAAACAGCAGCAACTGTACCATCCGCCATAGGAGGACCGCCATGATTCATATACTATTCATTGTACCATATCCCGAACTTCGGGAAAAGGTTGAGTATGTCTTAGACAACCATCCTGAAAACAAACGAATTTCCGCCAACATACAGGTATTGACAGTTGACCAGATTTCACGGATTAATGCAGGAAGCTACGATGCTGTCATCGCCCGGGGGTTCAGTGCCAAACAGTTGAAAGCCATGCATCCCCAGACTCCCGTTATCGACCTGGCCATTTCCGGTTATGATATCATACGCACGGTCGCTGAATGCCGCAAAGATTTTAATTCCACACAGATTGCCATCTGCGGATTTTACGGAAAAATATACGAAGCCTCCGACATATGCAAGCTGCTAGTACAGCATTGCCAAAATAATAATGAATAGACGTTGCTTTTTTATTGTAGTCGGTGCATAATAATTCTATCACTAAAGAATGGATGGGTTATTATGCGAAGGAAAACAATTGATACTATCCCGGTTTTATCTGATGCCATGAAAAACATATTATCTGCTTTTTCAAAAAGCCGCTCCCTTCCGTCAGGACTGGTCAAAAGAGCCAGCATTGTCCTGCTTGCGTCACAGGGGGAACTCAACCAGAATATTGCACCACAGGTCGGGCTTCATTATAATAATGTTGCCACCTGGCGCAGTCGGTTCCTCGCGGCGCTCCCAGCCTTGCGGAGGATTGAAATGGACGACCCGAAAAAGCTTGAAGATGAGATACGGGCAGTCCTGTCCGATAAAAAACGCCCCGGTGCCCCGTCTGTTTTTACGCCGGACCAGATCATGCGGATCATCGACCTTGCCTGCAGCAGCCCAAATGATTTTGGGTACGAAGTAAGCCAGTGGAGTCTCCCGCTGTTAGTGGCAGAAATTAAAAAGCAGGGGATCGCTGAACAGATTTCTGAGAAATCTGTCAGCCGTTTTTTAAAAATGAGGTAGATTTACATCCCCACAAAATCCGTTACTGGCTTCATTCTTCGGAAAAGACGGAAGCCCCGGAATCTTTTGCGCGGAAAGTAAACGAAATCTGCGGCCTGTACCAGAGTGCCCAGGAACAAAGCCGGGAAGGTGCACACATTGTTTCCACGGATGAAATGACCGGGGTACAAGCGCTGGAACATAAATATCCTGACAAGCTCCCATTACCCGGCCAGTGCGCCAAAATGGAGTTTGAGTATATCCGCCATGGCACGACCAGCCTCATCGGGTTCTTTGATGTTGCAACGGGCCGTATGGAAATGCCGTATTTAAACTCCACACGCACAGAAGAGGATTTTGTGGAAGCCGTGAAAGCATTGGTAGGGACAGACCCGCAAGCCCCATGGACATTTATATGCGATGGCCTAAACACCCATAAATCGGAAGCCCTTGTCCGCTTTGTGGCAGAAGCCTGTGCCCTTGGCGTGGAACTGGGCAAAAAAGGGAAAACAGGGATCCTTAAAAGTATGGAAAGCCGAGCGGATTTCCTGCATGACCCTTCCCACCGGATCCGCTTTGTCTATACTCCGAAACACAGTTCCTGGATGAACCAGATTGAGATATGGTTTGGCATCATTAACCGGAAGCTGCTGAAGCGGAAAAGCTACCTATCAATAGAAGAACTGGAAGCAAGCATCCTGCGCTTTATTGAACAATACAATCTTACAGCACACCCATTTAAGTGGACATATGCCGGGATACCATTAGTAATTTAATCACTGATATTTAAGCAATGCTGTACTAGGGTGCGAAGTGGAAATTTATCCGGCCAGTAATCATAAGGACCTGGAAGCCAGCATAGACGAGGCCGTCGCCCATGGATGTGACGCGCTAATCGGAGGATACTCCGCTGTAGAGCTGGCTGAAAAACATGGCATCCCATCCCGCCTGATACGAACCGGAGAGGATACCATCCTTCAGGCAATCAATGAGGCCATACGCACGGTCGAACAAATACAGATCGAACGAATTGTCGCCGAGACCTATAAGACCATCATATACGCGTCCAAGGACGGCATCCTGTATATTGATTCCACCGGTACCATACGGGTACGCAACCGGGTGGTCAAAGCCATGAACAACAATATCAGCCTGCTGTCAAGGTCTCTGCGGACCACCCTTCCCTATCTCTACAAATCCTTTAGCGAGGTTTTAAAGGGGGGACAGGAAATAAACGGCAGCATTCTTACCATCCCCAAAAGCAACCTTACCGTATCTGCCTCCTTTGTTCCCGTGGTAGTCAATAACAACATTTCCGGCGTCGTGATTACCTTATCTGATATAACTGAAA is a window of Enterocloster clostridioformis DNA encoding:
- the otnK gene encoding 3-oxo-tetronate kinase, with the protein product MPIFGCVADDFTGASDAASFLVKGGMSVQLFNGIPAKESRIAEGIQAIVIALKSRTQDTGEAVADTMRSLGWLKEQGVEKFYLKYCSTFDSTPEGNIGPVADAAMEFLGVSYTVLCPALPVNGRVVRNGELYVGGVPLHESPMKNHPLTPMWDSRIAGLMKPQSKYPCVELWKEQMDRPADEIRAMLTEQEDRQEHFYVIPDYRDMEDGERIVELFGDLALLTGGSGILEPLAKRLSSRQEMLPELDIQAEGSAILLAGSCSKATLGQIDYFRAHGGLSYKMDPVAMLEGRETLEDAWKFVRENWGIPVLVYSSDTARNVKEVQQYGQERVAEMLEQAAAKLAERAVAHGIRRVVVAGGETSGAVTKRLGFSSYQIGASVAPGVPVMVPMENETLRLVLKSGNFGQEEFFIKVLEMTRMEEGK
- a CDS encoding transposase; this translates as MVSTDEMTGVQALEHKYPDKLPLPGQCAKMEFEYIRHGTTSLIGFFDVATGRMEMPYLNSTRTEEDFVEAVKALVGTDPQAPWTFICDGLNTHKSEALVRFVAEACALGVELGKKGKTGILKSMESRADFLHDPSHRIRFVYTPKHSSWMNQIEIWFGIINRKLLKRKSYLSIEELEASILRFIEQYNLTAHPFKWTYAGIPLVI
- a CDS encoding PrpR N-terminal domain-containing protein, with product MIHILFIVPYPELREKVEYVLDNHPENKRISANIQVLTVDQISRINAGSYDAVIARGFSAKQLKAMHPQTPVIDLAISGYDIIRTVAECRKDFNSTQIAICGFYGKIYEASDICKLLVQHCQNNNE
- a CDS encoding helix-turn-helix domain-containing protein, with the translated sequence MRRKTIDTIPVLSDAMKNILSAFSKSRSLPSGLVKRASIVLLASQGELNQNIAPQVGLHYNNVATWRSRFLAALPALRRIEMDDPKKLEDEIRAVLSDKKRPGAPSVFTPDQIMRIIDLACSSPNDFGYEVSQWSLPLLVAEIKKQGIAEQISEKSVSRFLKMR